The following proteins are encoded in a genomic region of Ostrinia nubilalis chromosome 1, ilOstNubi1.1, whole genome shotgun sequence:
- the LOC135073146 gene encoding ubiquitin-protein ligase E3C, giving the protein MYSFEGDFRRKPQQNLAGASSQRQQRDALILQSQQQRQKREERRKREYSTVKIQAFVRSYLVRKHCKQHEREQFDALFPGAKAEDQTAMSALIVKILFFYDHREDTSRLISISQMLLKQWQKVFESGGSCIQIRRLLALHLRLLRDNTEVPLAVPLRMFEVFTSVSLAESVMNNEEAMKIVGNTFMYLIKRGFFKDLCHLMCQKTPPLYGPSPNPPTPLCGALLDLIQRPLNLTTKFNSPQYEDTVMSEFAAAFLCNPYPEPVEMFIIPALHDDPGKKFPFLSLIQCLQESKFHSKLLINDSWLLHSVLSLEPPGFVDDIRQLNNTKLPNNPIILNYLKIIAKLTVNVCNKQITYEYEDSLYSQETAADKDNDSDSEIEPNPTSVREKLLLTKCIEMLNEPDRCVMMTCCMIVENDLSDEFLDDMSEICHNLLLSHRMALHKYRLLYTLAFKPIFIRGLWRWLSNMSHESSFGGSATPLLSALSRGMGVDYAEIGVHRLLAPLAVFCALFSLLIGTLHDTEFCRDIEDEDIKMTYISSTPSVISNNTGGRIHAFEFSELGGLCRTLRQVCLGLVELAYPETRPVIGGLYKDAVGNNQIELSGKKQTPAWSHLFKVCTHLLRALYVRDSRLRFFGADEWPAAGAVPEAAAAVLVIAGTDHRPNPRQLRRPPSLSAARALSQEEGPPLTIKELRTVTILREIPFVVPFSTRVLIFQGLLVREKHDHWYELSNFNEGPSINISVRRTHLYEDAFDKLRPDNEPDMKLKLRVQLINQAGAEEAGVDGGGLFREFLSELLKSAFDPNRGLFRLTKDNMLYPNPGVHLLYDDFPMHYFFVGRMLGKAIYENLLVELPLAEFFLGKMCSSREPDVHALASLDPGLYRGLLMLKAHGRSEVPDLGLDFTIVSDELGEQRIEELKPGGSNIPVTAENRIEYIHLVADYKLNRQIRSQCNAFKRGLTSVVNAEWLRMFSCRELQLLVSGAEVPIDLDDLRAHTQYAGGFSANHPVVQCFWKVVEKFTDDQRRQLLKFVTSCSRPPLLGFKDLQPPFCIQSSGPSGHRLPSSSTCMNLLKLPEIPHEPLMAEKLLYAIQSGAGFELS; this is encoded by the exons ATGTATTCCTTCGAAGGGGATTTCAGGCGTAAGCCACAACAGAATTTAGCTGGTGCAAGTTCCCAGCGCCAGCAAAGGGATGCTTTGATTCTCCAATCACAGCAACAAAGGCAGAAACGGGAG GAGCGCAGGAAGCGAGAATACAGCACTGTCAAGATCCAGGCATTTGTGAGAAGCTATTTAGTGCGCAAACATTGCAAGCAACATGAGAGAGAGCAGTTTGATGCTTTATTCCCTGGGGCTAAAGCTGAGGATCAAACTGCAATGTCAGCCCTTATTGTGAAGATTTTATTCTTTTATGATCATAGGGAAGATACCTCAAGATTG ATTTCAATATCACAAATGCTTTTAAAACAATGGCAAAAAGTATTTGAAAGTGGTGGTTCATGCATTCAGATTCGTCGTCTATTGGCACTGCATCTGCGATTGTTGAGAGACAATACTGAG gtcCCATTAGCAGTACCTCTCAGGATGTTTGAAGTGTTCACTTCTGTGTCCTTAGCAGAGTCCGTAATGAATAATGAGGAAGCCATGAAAATTGTGGGAAACACGTTTATGTACCTGATAAAAAGAG GCTTCTTTAAGGATTTATGTCACTTAATGTGCCAAAAAACCCCTCCCCTCTATGGACCGTCGCCCAACCCTCCAACACCACTCTGTGGGGCTTTACTGGACCTTATCCAAAGACCATTGAATTTGACTACAAAATTTAACTCACCTCAATATGA GGACACAGTGATGTCGGAGTTTGCTGCAGCCTTCCTTTGTAACCCTTACCCTGAGCCAGTGGAGATGTTCATAATACCAGCCCTCCACGACGACCCAGGAAAGAAGTTCCCATTCCTGTCGCTTATACAATGCCTACAGGAGAGCAAGTTTCATAGCAAATTACTAATAAATGACTCATGGTTATTGCATTCTGTACTGTCACTAGAACCTCCAGGATTTG TTGACGATATACGCCAATTGAACAATACAAAGCTACCGAACAACCCAATAATACTGAATTACCTTAAAATAATAGCTAAGTTAACTGTTAACGTTTGTAATAAGCAAATAACGTACGAATATGAAGACTCTTTGTACAGTCAAGAGACCGCAGCGGATAAAGATAATGACAGCGACAGTGAGATTGAACCGAACCCCACTTCGGTGAGAGAGAAACTCTTGCTGACCAAGTGCATAGAAATGTTGAATGAGCCTGACCGCTGCGTCATGATGACGTGCTGTATGATCGTAGAGAATGACCTCAGTGATGAGTTTCTGGATGACATGTCAGAAATATGTCATAACCTGCTTTTAAGTCATAGGATGGCGTTACATAAATATAG GTTACTCTACACATTGGCGTTTAAGCCAATATTTATCCGAGGGCTTTGGCGTTGGCTCAGCAACATGAGCCACGAGTCGTCTTTCGGGGGCTCCGCCACTCCGCTCCTCTCCGCTCTTTCTAGAGGCATGGGCGTGGACTACGCGGAAATAGGGGTCCATAGACTATTGGCGCCATTGGCTGTTTTCTGTGCGCTATTCTCGTTGCTGATCGGAACGCTGCATGACACGGAATTCTGCCGCGATATCGAAGATGAAGACATCAAAATGACGTATA TCTCATCAACTCCTTCAGTAATTTCAAACAATACCGGCGGTCGTATCCACGCGTTCGAGTTTTCTGAACTCGGTGGGCTGTGTCGGACGCTGCGACAAGTGTGCCTTGGTCTCGTGGAGCTGGCGTACCCAGAAACGAGACCCGTTATCGGAGGACTTTACAAAGACGCGGTGGGAAATAATCAGATCGAGCTGTCCGGGAAGAAACAAACGCCGGCTTGGTCACATTTGTTCAAA GTGTGCACGCACCTCCTACGCGCGTTATACGTGCGTGACTCGCGTCTGCGCTTCTTCGGCGCGGACGAGTGGCCGGCGGCCGGCGCCGTGCCCGAGGCCGCGGCCGCCGTGCTCGTCATCGCCGGCACCGACCACCGGCCCAACCCGCGCCAGCTGCGCCGCCCGCCCAGCCTGTCCGCCGCCCGAGCGCTGTCGCAGG AAGAAGGGCCACCATTAACCATCAAAGAATTACGAACAGTAACGATCTTACGAGAAATTCCATTTGTTGTGCCTTTTTCAACGCGAGTACTTATCTTCCAAGGGCTTCTAGTTAG GGAAAAGCACGATCACTGGTATGAACTGTCGAACTTCAATGAAGGTCCGTCAATAAACATCAGTGTTCGACGGACGCATTTATACGAAGACGCTTTCGATAAGTTAAGACCGGACAATG AGCCTGATATGAAGTTAAAACTCCGTGTGCAGTTGATAAACCAAGCTGGCGCGGAAGAGGCGGGCGTCGATGGTGGCGGCCTCTTTAGGGAATTCTTATCAGAGTTACTCAA atctGCATTTGACCCAAACAGGGGTTTATTTAGGCTGACAAAAGACAACATGTTATATCCTAATCCCGGTGTGCATTTATTATACGATGACTTCCCGATGCATTACTTCTTCGTCGGAAGGATGTTGGGAAAG GCGATCTACGAGAATTTACTAGTAGAGTTACCACTGGCAGAGTTCTTCCTGGGCAAAATGTGCTCTTCACGAGAGCCAGATGTTCACGCACTAGCTTCATTAGACCCGGGGCTATACCGGGGCCTGCTGATGCTCAAAGCGCACGGCCGCAGCGAGGTGCCCGACCTGGGGCTAGACTTCACCATCGTCAGCGACGAGCTGGGCGAGCAGAGG atAGAGGAATTGAAGCCTGGAGGATCAAACATTCCTGTTACCGCCGAAAATAGGATAGAATACATACATCTAGTCGCAGATTATAAGTTAAACAG ACAAATCCGGTCACAATGCAACGCGTTCAAGCGCGGACTGACGTCGGTTGTAAACGCGGAGTGGCTGCGAATGTTCTCGTGCCGCGAGCTGCAACTTTTGGTGTCCGGAGCAGAAGTGCCTATCGACCTGGACGACCTGCGCGCGCACACGCAGTACGCAG GTGGATTTTCGGCAAATCATCCCGTCGTCCAATGTTTCTGGAAAGTAGTAGAGAAATTCACCGACGATCAAAGAAGACAACTATTAAAATTCGTTACTAGTTGTTCGAGACCTCCACTACTTGGATTCAAG GACCTGCAGCCGCCGTTCTGCATCCAATCGTCGGGCCCGTCGGGGCACCGGCTGCCGTCGTCGTCGACCTGCATGAACCTGCTCAAGCTGCCCGAGATCCCGCACGAGCCGCTCATGGCCGAGAAGCTGCTCTACGCCATCCAGTCCGGTGCCGGCTTCGAGCTCAGCTAG
- the LOC135073129 gene encoding insulin-like growth factor-binding protein complex acid labile subunit, with protein MELKYSYVLVLVVLDCVCGELCPKKCDCDQYYGMNRATCVDQNIISIEVGVPNAVQIYSLSHNMISELENFCFKEAGYLYIEVLNLSYNVIYWIGLHAFSGLDKLAHLDLSNNRLRYIPSDLFWDTPELISLDLSSNIFENDLKNEPFIMHEKLQVLNMNNCRIKSLPDRLFTRLPELRKLDISENNIITLNTKLLVPLKKLQRIELRNDYFQLRQCTSDFVAAESWIISRGITYQKQCRKKAPNMSEKMISMVPEEKEDVDVSQVWNITGTTAKNDTGPEIRATTLTPFEKFDKEFSSMQAFVIGIELGLAIGIVGTYIWLRKFCHCGQLNCIRPQTGRQRRRAQRVRETDMRTNLLWSNMISPDLDTPPSYRRHPSLPDRSPPLRTYGVPIVEAAALQVDAIRPPDRAETPPPPYNESCRIVV; from the exons ATGGAGTTGAAATATTCCTACGTTCTAGTTCTGGTGGTTTTGGATTGTGTTTGTGGCGAATTGTGTCCGAAAAAATGTGACTGTGATCAGTACTATGGCATGAATAGAGCAACATGCGTCGATCAGAACATTATCAGTATTGAAGTGGGAGTGCCCAATGCTGTACAAATATACAGCCTTAGTCACAATATGATCAGTGAATTggaaaatttttgttttaag GAGGCAGGCTATTTATACATAGAAGTTTTGAACCTCTCGTACAATGTTATATATTGGATAGGTTTACATGCGTTCTCAGGATTAGACAAGTTGGCCCATTTGGACCTCAGTAACAATAGGCTGAGGTACATACCCTCCGATCTTTTCTGGGACACTCCAGAACTGATTTCGCTGGACCTATCGTCGAATATATTTGAAAATGATTTGAAAAATGAACCATTTATAATGCATGAAAAACTACAA GTGCTCAACATGAACAACTGCAGAATCAAATCACTCCCAGACCGACTATTCACCAGATTACCCGAacttagaaaattagatatcaGTGAAAACaacattataacattaaataCGAAATTATTAGTTCCTCTAAAGAAATTACAAAGGATAGAACTAAGAAACGATTACTTCCAATTAAGGCAATGCACATCCGATTTTGTAGCTGCAGAATCGTGGATTATTTCTAGAGGTATAACTTACCAGAAGCAATGCAGAAAAAAGGCCCCTAATATGTCAGAAAAAATGATATCCATGGTTccagaagaaaaagaagatgtTGATGTGAGCCAGGTGTGGAATATAACAGGAACAACAGCTAAAAATGATACAGGTCCTGAGATTAGAGCAACAACTCTCACACCTTTCGAGAAGTTTGACAAAGAGTTTTCGTCAATGCAGGCGTTCGTCATAGGCATTGAACTAGGTTTAGCTATCGGTATAGTGGGGACGTACATATGGCTTAGAAAGTTCTGTCACTGTGGTCAATTGAATTGCATTCGGCCACAAACAGGTCGGCAAAGGAGACGAGCTCAGAGAGTGAGAGAGACCGACATGAGGACGAATTTACTTTGGAGTAACATGATCAGTCCTGATTTAGATACGCCGCCATCTTACCGAAGGCATCCGTCGTTGCCTGATCGAAGCCCGCCGCTCCGTACTTATGGAGTGCCGATAGTAGAAGCGGCAGCGTTGCAAGTGGACGCTATAAGGCCGCCTGATCGAGCTGAGACTCCTCCGCCGCCCTATAATGAGTCGTGCCGCATCGTCGTATAA
- the LOC135073138 gene encoding uncharacterized protein LOC135073138: MAEIFVEYEKTDSGSRVCRPTLAQVKAVVDFMQKHPDLAHRKLRYGVSHQKFKKLWIELANIANSIDGAAKSTKGWIKFWSDKRRSIMIRQKQIEQGKIQGKLSPLEQKILDLCESKTTSTRKKKGVKQEPLNGDDDNDSLDDDLSKDDDELDNLFGSENDERQLNMMEKLVDVMGQQAAAMTQMAQAQMDNSKSLERLAEASHIQALAVDRLAGTFETITSTVHDVRNALLGIDYTMKRCYPATATQRQNSNIFS; this comes from the exons ATGGCAGAGATTTTCGTAGAATATGAAAAGACGGACAGTGGAAGTCGG GTCTGCAGGCCTACACTAGCACAAGTGAAAGCAGTGGTTGATTTTATGCAAAAGCACCCAGACTTAGCCCACCGAAAACTGAGGTATGGTGTTAGTCACCAAAAGTTCAAAAAACTATGGATAGAGTTAGCCAACATTGCTAATTCAATCGATGGTGCTGCTAAATCGACTAAAGGCTGGATCAAA TTCTGGTCAGATAAAAGGCGAAGTATCATGATCAGACAAAAACAGATTGAGCAAGGAAAGATACAGGGCAAGCTGTCACCATTGGAACAAAAAATCCTAGACCTCTGTGAAAGCAAAACTACATCAACTA GAAAGAAAAAAGGCGTAAAACAGGAGCCACtcaatggtgatgatgataatgactccCTTGATGATGACCTTTCAaaggatgatgatgaattgGACAATTTATTTGGGAGTGAAAATGATGAGCGACAATTAAATATGATGGAAAAACTG gTAGATGTGATGGGTCAGCAGGCAGCAGCTATGACGCAGATGGCCCAAGCTCAAATGGATAACTCAAAGTCACTAGAAAGGTTGGCAGAAGCCTCACACATACAG GCATTGGCAGTGGACAGATTGGCTGGCACATTCGAAACTATAACATCAACAGTACATGATGTCAGGAATGCTCTTCTCGGCATCGACTACACAATGAAGAGGTGCTACCCTGCAACGGCAACACAGCGGCAGAATTCTAATATATTCAGCTAG